The following are encoded in a window of Ictalurus punctatus breed USDA103 chromosome 13, Coco_2.0, whole genome shotgun sequence genomic DNA:
- the tomm22 gene encoding mitochondrial import receptor subunit TOM22 homolog, which translates to MAAVSALSPDSGPVETRPPEDDIEGDDEDDLDETLLERLWGLTEMFPDTLRSAAEASAQCSLSLAKKVYSFSRTALWIGTTSFMILVLPVVFETERLQLEQQQLQQQRQILLGPNAGISGVIPGMAPVAPGKV; encoded by the exons ATGGCTGCGGTGTCGGCTCTGTCTCCTGATTCTGGGCCTGTGGAGACACGGCCACCTGAAGACGACATCGAAGGAGACGACGAAGATGAC CTGGATGAAACCTTGCTGGAGAGGCTGTGGGGGTTAACAGAGATGTTTCCTGACACACTGCGCTCAGCAGCAGAAGCATCGGCACAGTGCTCGCTGTCCCTTGCAAAAAAAGTTTACAG TTTTTCCCGCACTGCACTGTGGATCGGTACCACTTCATTTATGATCCTGGTTCTTCCAGTTGTGTTTGAAACAGAGAGATTACAGTTGgaacaacagcagctacaacaACAGAGACAG ATCCTCTTGGGGCCAAATGCCGGGATATCTGGTGTAATTCCTGGAATGGCACCTGTTGCTCCTGGAAAGGTCTGA
- the dmc1 gene encoding meiotic recombination protein DMC1/LIM15 homolog (The RefSeq protein has 2 substitutions compared to this genomic sequence), translating into MKSLEDRVVEDEAGYQDDEESFFQDIELLQKYGINMADIKKLKSVGICTVKGIQMTTRRALCNVKGLSEAKVEKIKEAAGKLLMSGFQTASEYSMKRKQVFHITTGSLEFDKLLGGGVESMAITEAFGEFRTGKTQLSHTLCVTAQLPGENGYSGGKIIFIDAENTFRPDRLKDIADRFNVDHEAVLDNVLYARAYTSEHQMELLDFVAAKFHEEGGVFKLLIIDSIMALFRVDFSGRGELAERQQKLAQMLSRLQKISEEYNVAVFVTNQMTADPGAGMTFQADPKKPIGGHILAHASTTRISLRKGRGEMRIAKIFDSPDIPENEATFAITAGGVADAKE; encoded by the exons ATGAAATCATTGGAGGACCAAGTTGTGGAAGATGAAGCAGGGTATCAGGATGATGAG GAATCTTTCTTCCAAGACATTGAACTCCTACAGAAATATGGCATT AACATGGCGGATATCAAAAAGCTGAAGTCGGTGGGAATTTGTACGGTAAAAGGGATCCAGATGACCACACGTCGTGCCCTCTGCAACGTTAAGGGTTTATCTGAAGCCAAAGTGGAGAAAATCAAGGAAGCTGCTGGGAAGTTGCTG ATGAGTGGATTTCAGACAGCTTCAGAATACAGTATGAAAAGGAAACAAGTATTCCACATCACAACAGGCAGTTTGGAGTTTGA TAAACTTCTTGGAGGAGGAGTAGAGAGTATGGCGATCACTGAAGCTTTTGGAG AGTTCAGAACGGGAAAGACtcaactctctcacacactgtgtG TTACAGCCCAGTTACCTGGTGAGAATGGATATAGTGGAGGGAAGATCATCTTCATTGATGCGGAAAATACCTT TCGCCCAGACAGGCTGAAGGACATTGCCGACAGGTTCAATGTGGATCATGAAGCAGTCCTTGATAATGTGCTTTATGCCCGTGCCTATACCA GTGAACATCAGATGGAGCTGTTAGACTTTGTGGCAGCCAAATTTCATGAAGAGGGAGGTGTCTTCAAGCTCTTG ATCATAGACTCCATCATGGCTTTGTTCAGGGTGGACTTCTCAGGTAGAGGTGAGCttgcagagagacagcagaagcTGGCACAGATGCTTTCCAGGCTGCAAAAGATCTCAGAAG AGTACAATGTTGCAGTGTTTGTCACCAATCAGATGACAGCAGACCCAGGAGCCGGGATGAC ATTTCAAGCAGATCCCAAAAAGCCAATTGGAGGTCACATACTGGCACATGCCTCCACCACACGCATAAGTTTGAGGAAAGGACGTGGTGAAATGAGAATTGCCAAAATATTCGATAG CCCTGACATGCCAGAAAATGAAGCTACCTTTGCCATTACTGCTGGAGGAGTGGCAGATGCAAAAGAGTAA